Within Terriglobales bacterium, the genomic segment GGTCCCGGCAAGGGCAAGACCACCGCCGCCATGGGGACGGCCTTGCGCGCCGTGGGTCAGGGCATGAAGGTGCTGATGCTGCAGTTCCTCAAGGGCTCCTGGCACTACGGCGAACTGGACGCGGTACAGGCCTTCGGCGACAAGTTTGTGATGAAGCAGATGGGCCGGGGCTTTGTGAAGGTGGGCGGCGCGGAACCCGACCCGGAAGACGTCCGCATGGTGGGCGAAGCGTGGGCGGAGGCGGAGAAAGCCATCCTCTCTGGCGAGTGGGACCTGATCATCCTGGATGAGATCAACTACGCCATTAGCTACGGCATGCTGGATGCCGCCACAGTGGTGGAAACGCTGAAGAAGAAGCCGGAGATGGCGCACGTCATCTTGACGGGGCGCAACGCGCATCCGACAATCGTGGAGTTGGCCGATACCGTCACCGAGATGCGCCAGGTGAAGCACGCCTACGAAAAAGGCGTGATGGCGCAGCGAGGCATAGAATACTGATTGTCATCCTGAGCGAGGCGCATTTTCCTTTGCCGAGCG encodes:
- the cobO gene encoding cob(I)yrinic acid a,c-diamide adenosyltransferase, coding for GPGKGKTTAAMGTALRAVGQGMKVLMLQFLKGSWHYGELDAVQAFGDKFVMKQMGRGFVKVGGAEPDPEDVRMVGEAWAEAEKAILSGEWDLIILDEINYAISYGMLDAATVVETLKKKPEMAHVILTGRNAHPTIVELADTVTEMRQVKHAYEKGVMAQRGIEY